The following are encoded together in the Candidatus Babeliales bacterium genome:
- a CDS encoding ankyrin repeat domain-containing protein has product MIQKIIRTFFFTLALANTALPTGIQPLDAADQEGLTALHHAAINNHQNVIEEFVAASVSRDAQDNQGWTALHWAAQYGRSAFVAQLLAAGANPCIKNKQGCGAATIAGIYRYRRLMRRLLEAEEMWALAEEHMSH; this is encoded by the coding sequence ATGATCCAAAAAATTATACGTACATTTTTTTTCACACTGGCACTGGCAAACACGGCATTGCCCACCGGTATACAACCTCTTGATGCTGCCGACCAAGAGGGCCTTACCGCACTTCACCACGCAGCAATCAACAATCATCAAAACGTTATTGAAGAGTTTGTTGCTGCAAGCGTTTCGCGTGACGCACAAGACAACCAAGGCTGGACAGCGCTGCACTGGGCCGCCCAGTACGGTCGTTCTGCTTTTGTAGCACAACTTCTTGCAGCGGGTGCCAATCCGTGCATTAAAAACAAGCAGGGCTGTGGTGCTGCAACCATTGCAGGCATCTACCGATACCGCAGACTCATGCGCCGCTTGCTTGAGGCAGAAGAAATGTGGGCATTGGCAGAAGAGCATATGTCTCACTAA
- a CDS encoding ankyrin repeat domain-containing protein produces the protein MNKKITRSLCAALALASNTPATHLAASAYELREVARFGQCFRLQQLISVQIPVNEADITGLTALHWAAQNGHWRCVELLIRVAHVDALDWTQETPLHKAAWSGSYKCTQLLLNAGANPAAVNEFGQTPLDIAREKDFQAIIDILLDAAQETTNEY, from the coding sequence ATGAATAAAAAAATTACTCGCTCATTATGCGCAGCTCTTGCACTTGCCAGCAACACCCCCGCTACTCATTTAGCCGCCAGCGCTTATGAACTGCGCGAAGTAGCAAGATTTGGACAATGTTTTAGATTGCAGCAACTCATTAGCGTTCAGATCCCGGTAAATGAAGCCGACATAACAGGCTTAACGGCCTTGCACTGGGCTGCCCAAAACGGCCACTGGCGTTGCGTAGAACTACTCATTCGCGTTGCTCACGTTGATGCTCTCGATTGGACTCAAGAAACGCCGTTGCACAAAGCCGCGTGGAGCGGCAGCTACAAATGCACACAACTACTACTTAATGCCGGCGCTAATCCAGCAGCGGTAAATGAATTCGGCCAAACACCACTCGACATTGCACGCGAAAAAGATTTTCAAGCAATTATTGATATCTTACTTGACGCTGCACAAGAAACTACCAACGAGTATTAA
- a CDS encoding hydroxymethylglutaryl-CoA reductase, degradative → MKNRCSRFPAFYKKSVEERLQHVQAFADLTNQEVQALQSGASLAISHAQKMSENVVSVMSFPLSIATNFMVNGNDYLIPMVTEEPSVVAAASYGAKLARVAGGFTAHGGFPLMTGQILLASVPDCYKALQALNAHKNELLSYANQADPVLLEHGGGAVDVVGHELLINNELCLSIKLSVNVGNAMGANIVNTMAERIAPLIQKMCGGQVRLCIVSNFSPERVVRVAATWKQEMLGQPTIDAMVQASAFAAADSYRAATHNKGIMNGVVAVCLATGNDTRAAEAGVHSYAARTGSYQPLSWYEKNEAGDLVGHVEMPLAVATVGGITKSHPTACLALKILGVATAQELAGVVGAVGLAQNFAALRALVTEGIQYGHMRLHSQNIAITAGATGAAIEAVASCMVLEKNISVARARALLAEGFQ, encoded by the coding sequence ATGAAAAACAGGTGCAGTAGATTTCCCGCTTTTTATAAAAAATCAGTTGAAGAGCGCTTGCAGCATGTTCAAGCCTTTGCCGATCTTACTAATCAAGAGGTTCAGGCCTTGCAGTCTGGCGCTTCTTTGGCCATCTCTCATGCCCAAAAAATGAGTGAAAATGTTGTTTCGGTCATGTCATTTCCCTTGAGCATAGCGACCAATTTTATGGTTAATGGCAATGATTATCTTATTCCCATGGTTACCGAAGAGCCTAGTGTGGTTGCGGCTGCTTCGTACGGCGCTAAGCTTGCTCGTGTTGCCGGAGGCTTTACTGCGCATGGCGGTTTTCCGCTTATGACCGGCCAAATTTTGTTGGCAAGCGTGCCCGACTGTTACAAAGCCTTGCAGGCTCTTAATGCGCACAAAAACGAACTTTTAAGCTACGCCAATCAAGCCGACCCAGTCTTGCTTGAGCATGGCGGAGGGGCGGTAGATGTGGTGGGTCACGAGCTCTTGATCAATAACGAATTGTGCCTCTCAATCAAATTGAGTGTAAATGTGGGCAATGCCATGGGCGCCAACATTGTAAATACCATGGCCGAGCGTATAGCCCCGCTGATCCAAAAAATGTGTGGCGGGCAGGTGCGGTTGTGCATAGTTTCCAATTTTTCTCCCGAGCGCGTGGTGCGTGTTGCTGCAACCTGGAAGCAAGAAATGCTGGGTCAGCCAACCATCGATGCCATGGTACAAGCCAGTGCCTTTGCAGCGGCCGACAGTTATCGTGCGGCAACGCACAACAAAGGTATTATGAACGGCGTTGTTGCTGTGTGCTTGGCAACCGGTAACGATACTCGTGCTGCCGAAGCGGGTGTGCATAGTTATGCCGCTCGCACGGGCAGTTATCAGCCGCTCAGTTGGTATGAAAAAAATGAAGCGGGTGATTTGGTGGGGCATGTTGAAATGCCTCTGGCAGTGGCAACCGTTGGCGGAATTACCAAAAGTCATCCAACTGCCTGCTTAGCACTTAAAATACTTGGCGTTGCAACGGCGCAAGAGTTGGCAGGTGTTGTGGGTGCGGTGGGCTTGGCACAAAATTTTGCTGCGCTGCGAGCGCTGGTAACCGAAGGCATTCAGTACGGCCATATGCGGCTGCACAGTCAAAATATTGCTATCACTGCCGGCGCCACCGGTGCTGCAATTGAGGCTGTGGCCAGTTGTATGGTGCTTGAAAAAAATATTTCAGTTGCGCGTGCGCGTGCGCTCTTGGCGGAAGGGTTTCAATAA
- a CDS encoding ankyrin repeat domain-containing protein, which produces MKKFMSPLVIALTLSTNTLPAASSSAASVQPVAERYSKRLFQAVANNQMFEVSKLIKKGANLLAQNEEGFTVLYLAVLHNNIECLNTIILYAREKNILNEVLNAQTREWRQTPLHAAAAMDRKSCVRALLEAGANTTLKNGMGRTAAEHGRHNDYTELAMIIENYGKEPKQEKNKKCIIS; this is translated from the coding sequence ATGAAAAAATTTATGAGCCCACTAGTTATCGCCCTTACACTTAGCACTAACACACTGCCTGCAGCATCAAGCTCTGCGGCAAGCGTACAGCCAGTAGCTGAGAGATATAGTAAACGTCTCTTTCAAGCTGTCGCAAACAACCAAATGTTCGAAGTATCTAAACTCATCAAAAAGGGCGCCAATCTTCTCGCTCAAAACGAAGAAGGTTTTACTGTTCTTTATCTAGCAGTGCTTCATAACAACATCGAATGCTTAAACACCATTATTCTTTATGCTCGAGAAAAGAATATCCTTAACGAAGTACTTAATGCCCAAACAAGAGAATGGCGCCAAACTCCTCTTCATGCCGCCGCAGCAATGGATCGTAAATCGTGTGTACGTGCGCTCCTTGAAGCTGGTGCTAACACAACGCTTAAAAATGGAATGGGAAGAACAGCAGCAGAACACGGTCGGCACAACGATTATACAGAACTTGCTATGATTATTGAAAATTATGGAAAAGAACCGAAGCAAGAAAAAAACAAAAAATGTATCATTAGTTAA
- a CDS encoding ankyrin repeat domain-containing protein — protein sequence MIKKITGSLFIALTIVNTAMPAASSFSDDWKEQKNNALLAAIKKGVAVTSIRKLLADGANPGVKDDLGQTPLHHAASMGRRAYVEELLTHDISTETKDPAGWTALHFAANNGKLVCLEVLIANGAKIDTQAENGETPLHQAAWMGHPSCLNALLQAGATIEAKDRLGKTALHKAAFNNHFTCVQALIVAGASVNALDNNDNTPLHFAILRGNHECAQALLRANADTDIINKKGKTPAMMTPQE from the coding sequence ATGATCAAAAAAATTACCGGCTCATTATTTATTGCACTCACCATCGTTAACACTGCAATGCCTGCAGCATCATCATTTTCAGATGATTGGAAAGAACAAAAAAATAACGCTCTTTTGGCCGCCATTAAAAAGGGCGTTGCTGTCACTAGCATAAGAAAACTTCTTGCTGATGGCGCTAATCCTGGTGTCAAAGATGATCTGGGCCAAACACCCCTTCATCACGCAGCATCAATGGGCCGCCGCGCATACGTGGAAGAACTTCTTACACACGACATTAGTACTGAAACTAAAGACCCTGCTGGCTGGACCGCCCTCCATTTTGCAGCAAACAACGGAAAACTTGTCTGCTTAGAAGTACTTATTGCAAATGGCGCAAAAATTGATACCCAAGCTGAAAATGGTGAAACACCCCTGCACCAAGCTGCGTGGATGGGACACCCATCATGCCTCAATGCACTTCTTCAAGCAGGCGCAACTATTGAGGCTAAAGACCGCCTTGGTAAAACCGCATTGCACAAAGCTGCCTTCAACAACCACTTCACCTGCGTACAAGCTCTTATTGTAGCTGGCGCTAGCGTTAACGCTCTGGACAATAACGACAACACACCGCTTCATTTTGCCATACTGCGAGGCAACCATGAGTGCGCACAAGCGCTTCTTAGAGCCAACGCCGACACTGATATCATCAACAAAAAGGGCAAAACACCTGCTATGATGACACCACAAGAATAA
- a CDS encoding ankyrin repeat domain-containing protein, producing MIKKFMFLLFISLSLANTALPAATTSHNAQLSLKQDSILSRFLDAAKYNESKKIKIYIQFLKAENISIDRLGKFGESALHIAAENGHTEMVKILLDAGASPEALTREGLTPLHYAANCAIMQLLLDRHVNIEAVDKHGKTPLHCAALRGRVECLQLLLNNNANPNVLTTLQQTPLHFAAARKDGAECVTKLLAAGADKDLQDFSGKTTFEIAAWHQHKLVMRALR from the coding sequence ATGATTAAAAAATTTATGTTTTTGCTTTTTATTTCCCTCTCTCTGGCAAACACCGCGCTGCCTGCAGCAACAACATCACACAACGCACAACTGTCACTAAAACAAGACTCAATACTATCGCGCTTTCTTGATGCAGCAAAATATAATGAAAGCAAAAAAATTAAAATCTATATTCAATTTCTAAAAGCAGAAAACATTAGCATTGACAGGCTGGGCAAGTTTGGCGAAAGCGCTCTGCACATAGCCGCAGAAAACGGTCACACTGAAATGGTAAAAATACTTTTAGATGCTGGCGCCAGCCCAGAAGCACTAACCAGAGAGGGCTTAACACCGCTCCACTACGCTGCCAATTGCGCAATTATGCAATTGTTGCTTGATCGCCACGTCAACATTGAAGCAGTAGACAAGCACGGCAAAACGCCCCTACATTGCGCCGCACTGCGCGGCCGTGTTGAGTGCTTACAGTTATTGCTCAATAATAATGCCAACCCCAATGTTTTAACCACATTACAACAAACGCCACTTCACTTTGCCGCCGCTCGCAAAGACGGCGCTGAATGTGTGACAAAACTTCTTGCAGCAGGAGCCGACAAAGATCTTCAAGATTTTTCAGGTAAAACCACTTTTGAAATTGCAGCCTGGCACCAGCACAAGCTTGTTATGAGGGCTTTGCGCTAA
- a CDS encoding ankyrin repeat domain-containing protein, with protein sequence MNKKIVTLLALALSLTTHAMPAATPNYRHLLQAVSSKDDNGDKVRELLTKGGNANGTSPLGMPLLFLAARGGKTEVMAALIENGAVVDAPEKTTGITPLHVATRYGHVDAVKLLLEKKANVHLKNNEGQTALDIATQHQLSEIVELLEAADPLE encoded by the coding sequence ATGAACAAAAAAATTGTCACGCTACTTGCCCTTGCCCTTTCGCTCACCACACACGCCATGCCGGCAGCAACGCCAAACTACCGCCACCTCCTACAAGCAGTTAGTAGCAAAGATGACAATGGCGACAAAGTACGAGAACTTCTGACCAAAGGTGGCAATGCCAATGGTACAAGCCCGTTGGGCATGCCACTTCTTTTTTTGGCTGCTCGTGGAGGTAAAACAGAAGTTATGGCAGCTCTCATTGAAAACGGCGCAGTCGTAGACGCTCCAGAGAAAACAACCGGCATAACGCCGTTGCATGTTGCCACAAGGTACGGCCATGTTGATGCAGTCAAACTACTTCTTGAAAAAAAAGCTAACGTCCACCTTAAAAACAACGAAGGACAAACCGCGCTGGATATCGCTACACAACACCAACTCTCAGAAATTGTTGAGCTCTTAGAAGCCGCAGACCCATTAGAATAA
- a CDS encoding thiolase domain-containing protein, translated as MKVAVIGIGQTKFGELWHQSLSDLLAHSQLGALSDAGLAAHQINALVVGNMSGESAAGQLHLGALAAHVLNLNVPSVRVEGACASGSLALQQGMALIQAGTAEVVLVSGVEKLTDVDAGVLATSMIGASLQEADHFVGLTFPSLFALITRLYFNEHGITRSDLAHVSVKNHKHSALNPNAHFTKEITLETALNAPMVADPLGLFDCAPITDGAASLILSTPEFAQRAGIKPVFIVGSGVATDSLLFGERTALTSFSATKTAAQRAYQQAGVGPRDINLVEVHDAFTMAELMALEDLGFFQPGQAARATAQGITTLGGALPVNMSGGLKAQGHPVGATGLAQVIELVRQLRGAAAQRQVANARTALAHNMGGIGSTVAVHILAV; from the coding sequence ATGAAAGTTGCCGTTATTGGCATTGGCCAAACAAAATTTGGTGAGTTGTGGCACCAGTCGCTCAGCGATTTGCTGGCACATAGTCAGTTGGGAGCGTTGAGCGATGCCGGTTTAGCGGCACACCAAATTAATGCGTTGGTGGTGGGCAACATGTCTGGCGAAAGTGCCGCAGGGCAGTTGCATCTTGGTGCGTTGGCCGCACACGTGTTAAATCTTAATGTGCCCAGTGTGCGCGTTGAGGGTGCCTGTGCTTCCGGTTCGCTGGCGTTGCAGCAGGGCATGGCGCTTATTCAAGCGGGCACAGCTGAAGTGGTGCTGGTCAGCGGTGTAGAAAAGTTGACCGACGTTGATGCCGGCGTGCTGGCAACCAGCATGATTGGTGCGAGCTTGCAAGAGGCCGACCATTTTGTGGGTCTTACCTTTCCCAGTCTTTTTGCGCTGATTACGCGCTTATATTTTAATGAGCATGGCATTACGCGCAGCGACCTTGCGCATGTGAGCGTTAAAAATCATAAGCATAGCGCACTCAACCCCAACGCTCATTTTACCAAAGAAATTACCTTAGAAACGGCGCTCAATGCGCCCATGGTTGCCGACCCGTTGGGTTTGTTTGACTGTGCGCCCATTACCGATGGCGCTGCATCGCTGATCCTTTCAACGCCGGAATTTGCCCAGCGAGCTGGCATAAAGCCGGTCTTTATTGTTGGCTCTGGTGTGGCAACTGATTCGTTATTGTTTGGCGAGCGAACCGCACTTACTTCTTTTTCTGCTACCAAAACAGCCGCGCAGCGCGCGTACCAGCAAGCAGGCGTGGGGCCGCGCGATATCAATCTTGTTGAAGTGCACGATGCCTTTACTATGGCCGAGCTTATGGCGCTTGAAGATTTGGGCTTTTTCCAGCCTGGCCAAGCTGCACGTGCTACCGCGCAAGGCATAACAACGCTGGGCGGCGCTTTGCCGGTCAACATGTCTGGCGGGCTTAAGGCCCAGGGACATCCGGTTGGGGCTACTGGTTTGGCACAAGTTATTGAGCTGGTTCGGCAGCTACGCGGTGCGGCCGCTCAGCGCCAAGTAGCCAATGCCCGCACTGCTCTGGCACACAATATGGGTGGTATTGGTTCAACGGTTGCTGTGCACATTCTTGCGGTTTGA
- a CDS encoding ankyrin repeat domain-containing protein: protein MIKKFFSFFLLSLALTSTALPTASEYAHWETPEEAEKKVAYYMAQHEARKAYEPKIDRFKIAGLVLEHHPKETPEEAAQRVKQNPHPISGASHSAYNQALYYQTLSSKTAPSSDYDYDAEVELVGFMLEHTQISQDDAAEEKRIEQLSRKLQMAIGKASCQELQELIDAGADVNFSSGYLLPPLHQAAGEGHVDHVRFLLRNGADPNKFFFERGTHFSPLMLALAQKRAHCAQLLIQAGAHVFEIVAGENTALHITLAMTNILDILSVKQNQKETWECLHTILVSITPEERTKLINAPNALGQTPLHLAAKRLNLECAQLLMDNGANINAVDGDGNNALHYAIQERKELDKNNQNLMMAGLSLEAKVDNMIGYLLWPDFSINNIFNPKPRNLYKKININAQNKAGETALLLASKVGYWKPTQTLIKAGANKSIKDHAGNAFQPVNHPMCIIS, encoded by the coding sequence ATGATTAAAAAGTTCTTTAGTTTCTTTCTCTTAAGCCTTGCCCTCACCAGCACTGCCTTGCCCACAGCAAGCGAATATGCACACTGGGAAACACCAGAAGAAGCAGAAAAAAAAGTAGCTTACTACATGGCACAACACGAAGCCAGAAAAGCTTATGAACCAAAGATTGATCGATTTAAAATTGCTGGCCTTGTTCTTGAACACCATCCAAAAGAAACCCCAGAAGAAGCTGCCCAACGCGTAAAACAAAACCCACACCCAATCAGCGGGGCATCACACAGCGCATACAACCAAGCTCTGTACTACCAAACACTGAGCAGTAAAACTGCACCATCATCAGATTATGATTATGATGCAGAAGTTGAACTCGTTGGTTTTATGCTTGAACATACTCAAATAAGCCAGGACGATGCTGCCGAAGAAAAAAGAATAGAACAACTGAGTCGCAAACTGCAAATGGCAATTGGCAAAGCATCGTGCCAAGAACTACAAGAGCTTATTGATGCGGGCGCTGATGTTAATTTTAGCAGTGGCTATCTGTTGCCACCGCTTCATCAAGCAGCAGGAGAAGGCCACGTAGATCATGTTAGGTTCCTCCTCAGAAATGGCGCTGACCCTAACAAATTTTTTTTCGAACGCGGTACACATTTTAGCCCACTCATGCTTGCCTTAGCCCAAAAACGTGCCCACTGCGCCCAACTCCTTATTCAAGCCGGCGCTCATGTTTTTGAAATAGTTGCGGGCGAAAACACAGCACTTCACATCACGCTTGCCATGACAAACATTCTCGACATTTTGAGTGTAAAACAAAACCAAAAAGAAACCTGGGAATGCTTGCACACCATTCTTGTTTCTATAACCCCTGAAGAACGTACAAAGCTCATTAACGCGCCCAACGCTCTGGGCCAAACCCCGCTACATTTGGCAGCAAAAAGACTTAATCTTGAATGCGCGCAACTCTTAATGGACAACGGTGCTAACATTAACGCAGTCGACGGTGATGGCAACAACGCACTTCACTACGCAATTCAAGAGCGAAAAGAATTAGACAAAAATAATCAGAATCTTATGATGGCTGGCCTGTCACTTGAAGCAAAAGTTGATAACATGATCGGCTATCTTCTGTGGCCAGATTTTTCGATAAACAATATTTTTAATCCAAAACCACGCAATCTCTACAAAAAAATCAACATTAATGCACAAAATAAAGCCGGCGAAACAGCTTTGCTACTGGCAAGCAAAGTTGGCTACTGGAAACCAACACAAACACTCATTAAAGCTGGCGCAAACAAAAGCATCAAAGACCATGCAGGCAACGCATTCCAACCAGTCAACCATCCAATGTGCATAATTTCATAA
- a CDS encoding ankyrin repeat domain-containing protein → MKKFMSPLIIALALNANALPAASSYGEIPEVELSRAIKLNDLASITFWIKTANLRTQDSDGNTPLHLAIIHNNKQATAGIIFSAQEQNILPQILNIENNKGTTPLQLAQRSSNKEHLKFIASIAPEEAQFVKPKQKTFLLFRTIGTNNIDELKQLLRQDNLKPALHFATNNNKPECLHTILSYAQEKNMLLETLRTTNERGQTALHVAAINGFTLCMQEIVMLVHSDPAILNLRDNKNQTPLHLAAQHDHEECVRILLAAGADTEFSDTHGNTAAQCARQNRHEDIAMIIEKNEKNKKEKCVIC, encoded by the coding sequence ATGAAAAAATTTATGAGCCCACTAATTATCGCCCTTGCTCTTAACGCCAACGCACTGCCTGCAGCATCTAGTTACGGAGAAATCCCTGAAGTAGAATTAAGCAGAGCAATAAAATTAAACGATTTAGCTTCAATAACCTTCTGGATAAAAACAGCAAACTTACGTACACAAGATAGTGATGGCAATACACCACTTCACCTTGCCATTATTCATAACAACAAACAAGCAACAGCTGGTATTATTTTTTCAGCACAAGAACAAAATATTCTTCCTCAAATCTTAAACATAGAGAATAACAAGGGAACTACACCGCTACAACTCGCACAACGTTCTAGCAATAAAGAGCACCTAAAATTTATAGCCTCTATTGCCCCCGAAGAAGCACAATTTGTAAAACCCAAACAAAAAACTTTTCTTTTATTCAGGACAATAGGAACGAACAACATTGATGAACTGAAACAATTACTGAGACAAGACAACCTCAAGCCAGCACTTCATTTTGCAACCAACAACAACAAACCTGAGTGCTTACATACAATCTTGAGCTATGCACAGGAAAAAAACATGCTCTTAGAAACGCTCAGAACAACCAACGAACGCGGCCAAACAGCACTACATGTAGCAGCAATAAATGGCTTTACGTTATGTATGCAAGAAATAGTTATGTTAGTACATAGTGATCCTGCAATACTGAATCTACGTGATAATAAAAACCAAACACCTCTTCATTTAGCTGCACAACATGATCACGAAGAATGTGTTCGCATACTACTCGCCGCAGGCGCTGATACTGAATTTTCAGACACTCATGGCAATACAGCAGCTCAATGTGCTCGACAAAATAGACATGAAGACATTGCTATGATCATTGAGAAAAACGAAAAAAACAAAAAAGAAAAATGCGTCATTTGTTAA
- a CDS encoding ankyrin repeat domain-containing protein, translating into MKKFMNAFIIALALTANALPAAEPTLDELHAAIEHNNIPVLDTLLQQNPNIFELDIEKGTPLHYAVKKNNQEAVQALLNYATQKNLLFHILDSRDCDNLTPLEFADRLGRTGCATLMRKYQNMIAFDYDEAGNAHPLPTTPVRQPASRDNQLIVSYSTLNKPIKLRTAIITKNVTQAEDLLTENKDLLLDQDSNKDTLLHGAVLVDSFECAQVILAHAQQQNVLNAILNAQNAQGQTALHMAVMKKTVMLIADDETVKPTSHMIEDSRFAQEIIDYAQTSGTLSLIINMSDNKNETPLHLAAKAKNDVCIRLLLSQGADTQARNSMGLSPVDLLRKREDADLITLFKTQQKKQKQEKCVIC; encoded by the coding sequence ATGAAAAAATTTATGAACGCATTTATTATTGCCCTCGCACTTACCGCCAACGCACTGCCAGCGGCAGAACCAACGCTTGACGAGCTGCATGCTGCAATAGAACATAACAATATTCCCGTTCTTGATACTTTGCTTCAACAAAATCCAAACATTTTTGAGCTAGACATTGAAAAAGGAACACCGCTGCACTACGCAGTTAAAAAAAATAATCAAGAAGCTGTGCAAGCACTGCTCAACTACGCCACCCAAAAAAATCTGCTCTTCCATATTCTTGATAGTAGGGACTGCGATAACCTGACTCCTCTTGAATTTGCAGACCGCCTTGGTCGTACGGGCTGCGCAACCCTCATGCGTAAGTACCAAAACATGATCGCCTTTGACTATGACGAAGCTGGCAACGCACACCCACTGCCAACAACACCTGTACGCCAACCAGCTTCAAGAGATAATCAGCTCATCGTGTCCTACAGCACTCTAAACAAACCAATTAAATTGCGCACGGCCATAATCACCAAAAACGTCACCCAAGCTGAGGATCTTTTGACAGAGAACAAAGACCTCCTTTTAGACCAAGATAGCAATAAAGATACGCTTCTTCATGGCGCTGTCCTTGTGGATAGTTTTGAGTGTGCACAAGTAATACTTGCTCATGCACAACAGCAAAATGTCTTGAATGCAATCCTCAATGCTCAAAATGCACAGGGACAAACAGCTCTGCATATGGCTGTTATGAAAAAAACAGTGATGTTGATTGCAGACGACGAAACGGTCAAGCCAACGAGCCACATGATCGAAGATTCGCGCTTTGCCCAAGAAATTATTGATTATGCCCAAACAAGCGGCACGCTCTCTTTGATTATCAACATGAGCGATAACAAAAACGAAACGCCACTCCACCTGGCGGCAAAGGCAAAAAATGACGTGTGCATTCGGCTTCTTCTTAGCCAAGGAGCTGACACCCAAGCCCGTAACTCAATGGGACTGAGTCCCGTTGATCTTCTGCGCAAACGTGAAGATGCCGATCTGATAACCCTTTTCAAAACACAACAGAAAAAACAAAAACAGGAAAAGTGCGTAATTTGCTAA
- a CDS encoding hydroxymethylglutaryl-CoA synthase: MIAGIIGYGAYIPRYRIAVQELARACGDDPVRIAESLGLSEKSLPGPDEDALTMAVVASKNALTRAACLAPALQAVYVGSESHPYAVKPSATILGEVLGIGNNYLAADFEFACKGGTAALQAALGVVKSGMASCALAVGSDTAQAKSGDILEYAAGAGAAAFIVSHDVANACAVVERTLSYSSDTPDFWRRSLAAYPEHEGRFTAQPAYFAHVVAATQALLAQHNLQPRDVDHVIFHQPNGKFPLMVGRQLGFSREQLASGLLVETLGNSYSANSLLGLTAVLDSAKPHQTIVLVSYGSGSGCDAFVIKTTEQLVVVQNKARQTRAYLAEKKYVSYATYLQHLKALHGDA, from the coding sequence ATGATTGCTGGTATTATTGGCTATGGTGCCTACATTCCGCGCTATCGCATTGCTGTTCAAGAGTTGGCCCGTGCGTGTGGCGATGATCCTGTGCGCATTGCAGAATCTCTTGGCCTGAGTGAAAAATCGTTACCAGGGCCAGACGAAGATGCGCTAACTATGGCGGTTGTTGCGTCAAAAAATGCGTTAACGCGTGCGGCGTGTTTAGCGCCGGCATTGCAAGCAGTTTATGTGGGTAGCGAGAGCCATCCGTATGCCGTTAAGCCCTCAGCAACCATTTTGGGAGAAGTTTTAGGGATTGGTAACAACTACCTGGCTGCCGATTTTGAATTTGCCTGCAAAGGTGGTACCGCTGCGCTGCAAGCAGCCTTGGGCGTGGTGAAAAGCGGAATGGCCTCATGTGCGTTGGCAGTGGGTAGTGATACCGCACAAGCAAAGTCGGGCGATATTTTGGAATATGCTGCCGGTGCCGGCGCTGCTGCATTTATTGTTTCACACGATGTAGCAAATGCCTGTGCGGTGGTTGAGCGCACGCTTTCGTACAGTTCCGATACCCCGGATTTTTGGCGACGCTCGTTGGCCGCTTACCCCGAGCACGAGGGGCGCTTTACCGCGCAGCCTGCCTATTTTGCGCACGTTGTCGCAGCAACACAAGCCTTACTTGCCCAGCACAATTTGCAACCACGTGACGTTGATCATGTTATTTTTCATCAGCCCAACGGCAAGTTCCCGCTCATGGTTGGACGTCAACTTGGTTTTTCTCGTGAGCAACTGGCGAGTGGCTTGTTGGTTGAAACGCTGGGAAATTCGTACAGTGCCAATTCATTACTGGGTTTGACCGCGGTGCTCGACAGTGCTAAGCCACATCAAACAATTGTACTAGTAAGTTATGGCAGCGGTAGTGGTTGTGATGCGTTTGTGATTAAAACAACTGAGCAGTTGGTGGTGGTACAAAACAAAGCGCGTCAAACGCGTGCGTATCTGGCCGAAAAAAAATATGTTTCGTATGCAACGTATTTGCAGCATCTCAAAGCTTTGCACGGTGATGCATGA